One Echinicola strongylocentroti DNA window includes the following coding sequences:
- a CDS encoding Uma2 family endonuclease, with protein sequence MDTSEKDRNKVAEPDVEYGHYSYADYLTWQMDEMVELIKGKVFKKAAAAPRRIHQKVSNELAYLLTDYLKEQHCEVYSAPFDVRLPQQSKADKDITTVVQPDLCVICDRAKLDDRGCIGAPDLVVEILSPGNNRLELQNKYELYQESGVKEYWIIHPDEQTLLVYTLVNGKYVPSQLMTSGDMVRSKAVEGFELDLEDFFSRMK encoded by the coding sequence ATGGATACCTCTGAAAAAGATCGCAATAAAGTCGCGGAGCCTGACGTCGAGTACGGTCATTATTCCTATGCAGACTACCTGACGTGGCAGATGGATGAGATGGTGGAGCTGATCAAGGGCAAGGTGTTCAAGAAAGCCGCAGCAGCTCCTCGCCGGATTCACCAGAAGGTCTCAAATGAGTTGGCATATTTACTGACGGACTATTTGAAAGAGCAGCATTGTGAGGTGTATTCGGCACCCTTTGATGTACGGCTTCCTCAGCAGTCCAAGGCGGATAAGGATATTACCACGGTTGTCCAGCCAGACTTGTGTGTGATCTGTGATCGGGCAAAACTGGATGATCGAGGATGTATCGGAGCGCCTGACTTGGTAGTGGAGATCCTTTCCCCAGGCAATAACCGTTTGGAGCTCCAAAACAAGTACGAGCTGTACCAGGAAAGTGGAGTGAAAGAATACTGGATCATTCATCCTGATGAACAGACGCTGTTGGTTTACACATTGGTAAATGGAAAGTATGTTCCTTCACAATTGATGACCAGTGGAGATATGGTACGGTCTAAAGCCGTTGAAGGATTTGAGCTGGATTTGGAGGATTTCTTTTCCAGAATGAAATAG
- a CDS encoding Uma2 family endonuclease: MTKDLKTPETDKNKVAEPDVEYGHYSYADYLTWQMDEMVELIKGKVFKKAAAAPRRIHQKVAVELTKRWAVFLEGKVCEVYSAPFDVRLPQQSKADKDITTVVQPDLCVICDRAKLDDRGCIGAPDLVMEILSPGNNRLELQNKYELYQESGVKEYWIIHPDEQTLLVYTLVKGKYVPSQLMTSGDMVRSKAVEGFELDLEDFFSKIK, from the coding sequence ATGACAAAGGATTTAAAAACACCAGAAACAGATAAGAACAAAGTTGCGGAGCCTGACGTCGAGTACGGTCATTATTCCTATGCAGACTACCTGACGTGGCAGATGGATGAGATGGTGGAGCTGATCAAGGGCAAGGTGTTCAAGAAAGCCGCCGCAGCCCCTCGCCGGATTCACCAAAAAGTCGCAGTGGAGTTGACAAAGCGATGGGCGGTGTTTTTGGAAGGGAAGGTTTGTGAGGTGTATTCAGCGCCATTTGATGTACGGCTTCCTCAGCAGTCCAAGGCGGATAAGGATATTACCACGGTTGTCCAGCCAGACTTGTGTGTGATCTGTGATCGGGCGAAACTGGATGATCGAGGATGTATCGGAGCACCTGATTTGGTAATGGAGATCCTTTCCCCAGGCAATAACCGTTTGGAGCTCCAAAACAAGTACGAGCTGTACCAGGAAAGTGGCGTGAAAGAATATTGGATCATTCATCCTGATGAACAGACGCTATTGGTTTACACATTGGTAAAAGGAAAGTATGTCCCATCACAATTGATGACCAGTGGAGATATGGTACGGTCTAAAGCCGTTGAAGGATTTGAGCTGGATTTGGAGGATTTCTTTTCCAAGATTAAATAG